Within Deltaproteobacteria bacterium RBG_16_64_85, the genomic segment GGAAGCTCTACGAGCTCTTCGCCGCCTATCCGTCCGGAGCTGGATATTCCGCCGGCTCGGGGGCGATCTTCGACCTCTCTTCGAATGCACTTCGTCCAGCCGGGTGGACTTCCGCCGACGCCGCCGGGTTGCCGATCTTCCCGGGGCTCGTCCGTTACGACGAGGTGCTGGAGGGGAAAGTCATCCGCCATGCGTTGCGCTTCACGGCCGCGAGGACACGTCGTGCCTACGTTTATCCGGCCCGGCACTTCGCCAGCGCGAGCACCGACCCGTCGTTGCCTCCGATGGGGATGCGCGTTCGCCTGAAGGCCGGGATCGACATCTCGGGGTTCCCGCCGGGCGCCCGCGTGGTCCTCCAGGCGCTGAAGACCTATGGAATGATCTTGGCCGACAACGGGGGAAACTGGTTCCTGTCGGGGGCACCCGACTCCCGGTGGAACGATGACGAAATGAACGCCCTGAAGCGTCTGACCGGGAACGAATTCGAAGTGGTCAAGATGGGCCCGCTGACCACGTTGTAGGTGCCACGCGGAAGGACGGGTCGGAGATCGACTCCCCCTTGCAGAGGGGACATCGGCCCGGCGCCTTGAGCCGCTCCCGTTTCCGGAACACGAACCCGCACCCCCGGCACTCGGCGGGAACCTGCGTCAGGCGGCGTCCTTCGGCGCGAAGGCTTTTTTGAAGGTGTTCCAGGTGGTTTTCGATCTCCTTTTCCGGCCTTCGGATGGAGAAGGAGATCTCTTTTGCGCTATGGGGGCTTTCCTCGAGAAGAGCGCGGATCTGGCGCCTTACCGTTTCCCTGTCCTCGGCGGGTGTTGAAGGCGACTTGGAAATCATGGATAACATTATAGGTGAAAAAAGACGGAGGAGTTTGTCGAATGCCGATAAAAGCCTGGAAAAAGCTTTCGGAATCGATCGTCTTCAGGAACCCTTGGTGGACGTATAAGCGGGACGCTTTCGAGCTGCCGTCGGGAAAATCCGGCGAGTACCATTACGTCCATACGAACGGTTCTTCCATGGTCATCCCGATTCTGGAGGATGGAACCATGGTGCTGGTGAACCAGTATCGCTACCTGCTGAACAAGGAGAGCCTGGAATTTCCCTGCGGGAGCGTGAAAGAAGGCTCAACGCACGATGAGACGGCGCGGCAGGAACTTGCGGAAGAGACCGGATATTCCGCGAAGAGCCTGGTCTTGGCCGGGGAGTTCAATCCCTACAACGGTGTTACCGACGAGATGTGCCGCGTATACGTTGCGAGGGAGTTGCAGTATATCGGGGGAATGCCGGATGAAACGGAGGAGTTCGAGATCGTTCGGGCGACGCCTGCCGAAATCGATGCACACATCGGCGCAGGCGCCATTTGGGACGGCATGACGATCGCCGCATGGTCGATCGCGAAGTCCGGCACCCCCCTGCGGCTAACCCGCGGCGTCCCGCGTTTTTAACGCTGAATCGAGGTCGGCGGGCACCGGCGTGTTCAGCCGTTGGATAGGGTGGGCAGCTTTAGCGGCGTTCCCTGTAATCACGGTATCCGTCACGTCGATCGTCGTAACGCCTGTCCTCGGGATATCCCCTGTCGTGCCGATAGCCTCTGCCATGCCAATCGTCCATATAATAGGGGCAGAAGCAGCCGGACAGCATCGGCGTCATAAAAATAAAGGTCAAGAAAACCAGCAAGGTTTTTCTCATTTTCTCGCTCCCTTAACCCTGTTCTGCAATCCGAGGTATGAAACCCTTTTGCGACTCCTTCATTAGAACGAGGGGGGGACTGGATTATTCACCAAGGGAAGGGAGAGGAGTGAAGAAACGGAAGGGGGCGTAGGGTCCTGGCCCCCTTCCGCGGTGAGCCGTTACTTGCGGCCCCACTGGCCATCGTCGGCCTGGACCGCCCAGCCGGTCTGGGCCTTGTCCCTCCATTGCTTCGCGAAGATCTGCCGGACCTGGGACACCTGCTCCGGCTTCAGGTTGAGGGCTTTCGCCACCTCTTCGTAGAGTTGGCGGCGGGCGGCGTTGTCGGCGTCGACGAGTCTCTTCAGGGACGCCACCTGCGGCAAACCCAGGCCGCTGGTCCCACGGACCTCCAGGAAACCGTCCTTTGTGATTCCCACCTGGCCCTGCTGATAGTAGGGGAGCAACTCCTGGTGCCTCTGGCCGATCTGTTCCTTCAACCCGCGGATGGCCGCGTTGCTCACGGTTGTGGCTTCCTGGGCGAACGCCTCCGCGGGCCCGAAGCGGGCAAGCCGGGCAATGCTGTGGAAAATGCCTCGCTCGTTCAACGACTGCGGCTTTTCCGTTGGCTCCTGCTTGGGGATTTCCTTCTTTTCCTGGTAGACCTCATCCACGATCTTCTCGGCTGTCTTCTCCACCTTGGCGGCGGGGAAGTAAATATTTACCGTGACGCACCCTACGATGAGCGCGAGAACCGTGAGGACAGAAAAAGAATAGCGATGCGCGGATCGTTCCATGCCATCCCCCTTTCGTTGTTGGATAAATGCACCCGTCTCATTTGGAACGTTCGCTGGTCACACGTTTCGCACGGTCCAGCATATCCGAAAAACCGATGCGGTTGTCCGGGTTGGCGTTGATCACGTTGATCCCGCCAAAAAAACTCCTCTTCACCAGATACTCTACACCATCTTCATGGATGAGCCCCCGAACGGTGAAGACGTCGTTTTTCAGGCCGCATTCGAAACCGATCTTCTCGTAGGTGAAATCCTTGAAAAACGTTGTCATCAGGGAGGCCCCCAAGCCGCTCAACCCGGAGCCCGTGCTCACCAAGGAGATGGAGTTCACCGCCTTGAGGCTCACATTCTGGGTCACCCCTTTCGCGGGTACCGACTCCATTGTGAGATGAAACGCGACCGGCTGGCCGTAAGCGACCCGCAAACCCTCCACGGAACCGGAGAGGCGCCCGGTGATCCGGCCGACGCCCAAGGCCGCGGAAAGTCGTTCCAGGTCAACCCGGCTTACGTTCACGTCGGCGCCGATTTCCCGGCCCGCGCCGAAGGGCCGTTCCACCGTCACGTGTCGGACGTCCAACCGGCCGCCGAACAGATCGCCGGTCAGCTCTCCGTCGGCGGTCATCCGTTCCCGGCCGATGGCAACGGGATCGAGGAGGCCTCCCAGGTGTCCCTCCAGCATGGAGTTCTCTCCGGCGACCCGGGCGAGGTCGAGACCGTCCAGTTGCGCCGCCAGGGTGATGCGGAAGCCCGGGGAAAGCGGTTCGTCCACCTGGATCCGCCGCAGGGACAGTTTGGCTCCGAACAGGGACGCATCGATCGTTCCCCCGAGGTAGAGGTGGTTGGGTACCAGGACTGCGGGCATCTCCAAGGGCCCCAGTTCCTGTCCGGCAAGGCGAAGTTTCTTTAAGCTCAACCGGCCCCACTTTGCCGCGTCGGACGGTCTGGAGTGGCCTGGATTCGCGTCTCCCAGGGAGTAGGCGATCGGGAGGTCGAGGTCGAGCCCGGAGAGGAGCGGCGGCTCCGCCCCCCGTCGGACATCGCCCGAGCGCAGCCGGAGCGTCCCCGCCAGATCGACCGCTTGCACGGAGCCGGAGAAGGCCATGTCGAGCTCGGCGGCCCCATCCATCTCCAGTCCTGCCAGATCGCGCTGCTTTGCTGCCAGCGGGTCCCTCAGGAATGTCCGGAAGATGGCCCCAAGCCGCGCATCGCTTAATACGAGGTGCCCCTGGTGGCGCCATTTTCCTCCTGCATGGCGCGCCTTCCCCTCGATTTTCAGGCGACCGAACCCCGCCGAACCGCCTTCCAGCACAAGGTCCTTGTACTCTTCGGGGCTCACTCGCGTTCCCCACGCGTGGAGGTCCATAGGATCCTTGGCAAGGTCGGCGTACACCGTGCCCCAGAGGGCCTCGCCCTGGCGCAGGACCAGGTCGGCTTTCATCCGGGGCTGTGGGACAAGCAGCGCCTCGAGGTCGACTCTGCCGGCGAGTTTCTGACCCATCACGTCGCCGGCGGGCGAGGTGAAGCCGATCTGTGCGAGCGTCGCCGTGGCCGATACCCGGGAGCCGCCCACCGCGGGTTCGAGCTGGGCGGCGACGTCGATTGCGCCCGTGGGCGACCAGCCCTTCCATTCCTGTCCGCTCAGCACGCGTGCGAGGGATACCAGGTTGTCCGCCGGCAGACTCGCCCCTTTCAGGCGGCCGCTTAAGCTCCCTCCGCGGAAGGCAAGCTTACCCATCAAGTGGCCGAGGGAATCGGATTGGATGTCCACGTCTTCCACGCGATAGGAATGATCGGCCAGCCTGGAAGACCCCCTAAGTTCCAACGTTCCCAGGGGCAGGGGCCGGTCTTCGTAGATCACCTCGCCCGCTCCGACCGAAAGATTCCAGCCTGGCAACGTGGGAGCGGGGAATTCACCGGACAACGGCACATCGAATCGAAACATGCGCACCATTAGCGGTGGCCGCTCGAAATACCCCGTTCCCTGCAGCCGCCCGGACAGACTGGCCTTGCCGGGAAGCCACCCCTGGAGCGGGCTCTCCGCCAGCAAGGATCCCCCGAAGCGGCAACCAAGCCCTGCGTTCGGCCACAAAAACTGCAGATCCCGGGGGAGGAGTTCCAGGGCCAGCACGCGTGCCGTCCCGTTGGCGTAGAGGCGGAAGGCGAAGGGGAGCCTGCCCGTGAGATCCATGCCCGTCAGACTGCCGGGCAAGAGAGGGGCCAGAACGGTTTTCACCCGTTCGACCCGGGGGATCTCCCCGTCCACGGTACCGGACATCTCTTCCAGGGTGGAGCCGCTAAGCTGCCCCCTTGCCAGGAGCAGGCCTCCGATGTCGAGCTCGCGCATCTCCAGGCGAGGTTCCTTTCCCTCCAGCGTGGAACTTGCCGCCGCGTTCAGGCGGATCGGGCCCAGGTTCTCCGTCTTTTGCGGACCCAGGCTCACGTGCCCCTGCGTCAGGGTCAAGGTCAGCTCCAAGGCCTGGAAACGAATCGGAGTCACCCGCAACCGGGTCTGGCCGAAAACGTCGCCGGTGAGTCCCGGCAGCATCAGGCGGGCCGACGCCAGTTCCAGGTCGGCTTCGATAGCTGGGCCGGGCGTCACATGTCCCCTGGCGGATAGTTTTCCCTCGGCGAGGGAACTGTCCTTCCGGCGGAAGGTCAGCTCCCCGTACCCGCTGAAAGCGCGGATGCCCCCTTCCCCCGGGATCAGGCTCAAACGGACCCCGTCGGCCGCGAGATCGCCTTGGGGCAAGGCCACGCGCAGCCGGGCGTCCGTCAGCGACAAGTCCTCGATGTCGAACAACCGGGTGAGCGGCGTCAGGTCGGGTGGGCCCTTTGTCTCCCGGGGCCGCGGGCGCTCGAAGGCAAGTCCCCTGGCTTCCACGTGCCGCAGCCACGGACCTCCACGGAAGAAGCGGCGAGGGATCAGCTCGAACCGCAGGTGGTCCAGGCGCAGGAGGTCGCCCTCTCGAGGAGGACCCGCGATCGCGAGGCCCGAAAGTTCAAGGGCCGGTGGGGTGAGCGATAGTCTGAGGCCGGCCAGGGAAGCCGTTCCGCCCCGCGGAGTCAGTGCCCGCTGCACCCATGGGCGGACCAGCTGGGGCCGGTAGACGGCCAACGCCACGGCCAGCGCGGCGACCCCCAGAAGGGCCGCCAATCCCGCGCCACACCAGAGGGCCATGCGTCTCAGGGTCACTGAACTCCCCACGATGCTTCACCTGAATTATGCGCTTATATTAAGGAGGGATGGAGAGATGAAAAAGGGGGTCATCCGCCCCCAATTCCTGTCGGGCACCCAATTGGAGAGGTATCAGGGGGGCAAGTCAGCCCGAGAGGTAAAGGGCAGTCGCGTCATGACCCCCCGGCGTGTTGCCGTGACGTAGGTTCCGGAGCATTGGCCTCGGCATCGGCTGCTGCCTGCCGGGGCCGGTGGTCAATCGTCGTGGCCACGCCCGCGCTTGTCCACCTTCCCATGTTCCTTGCGGTCGTGACGATCGCCGTGCCGGCCATTATCGTCGTATTTCTGGGAATGTTCCTTCTTCCACTGTCCGTACGGGATATGTTTTGCCTTTTTGTAGCGGACTCGGTAATCCTTCGGAACCCGGATGACCTCGACCGGGACGGCGCGGCGCTCTACCGCCGCCCAGGAACCGTTGTAGGCCCGGGAGCGGTACCACCGGTCACCCCGAGGCGACCACCAGAACCCTGCATGAAAAAAGAGATTCACACCGGGATCGGGGACGAAATAGACTCCGGCTCCGGGGATCAGGACGACCTCGGGGGGTTCCGCCACGATCACCGGCGGGGGGCCGATGTTGAGGTTGACGTTGATTTCCGCCGGTGCGGAACCCGGCAGGCTGGAAAGAAAAAGGACTGCGAGGACCGCGGAAACGCCCACCGATACAAAACGTTCTTTCATATGCACCTCCTTGCTGCTCTCGATCTGCACGAGAAGATTTCCATTATCAACATGCGCCGAATGCCCGGCGTATACATATATATCGACTCGTATAGGCGACAACTTTAACAATGGCAAAAGATGAACCCAGTTTGAATGGACGCATGACCCAGGAATCACGGTTCCTGTTCTTCGATCTTGCCGGGCCCGGCTGCGCAAGGCGCTGTTGGAATACTGCAGGCAGGACACCTTGGGCCTCGTCCGGCTGCTGGGGAAGATGCGGTCCATTTCTCCATTTTCATCGTCCGTATTTCGTCTTGACAGCCTCCCACCCCGCTCCCTATCTTTAACCCTACGCCATCCCGGGGATCAGACCACCGTTGACTGAAGGGGCCAGGGTCCAGGTTCTTGGCCTATTTAAAAAGGGGGTAGGGATTGCCCATCGGACAAGGTGTTCGTTATGTAAAGAATCAACAGCACCCAAAGGAGGAAAAGGAGGAAGGAGCGATGCGAAAACGGTCACTGGTTGGTGTTTGTGTCCTTGTGGGGTTTCTGACGTTCATCCCTTCCGGCTGGGTTCAGGCCCAGACGATCAAGATCGGGATTAACGCCGAGCTCACCGGCGATATCCCCAAGGTGGGGGAGGGCACGAAGTTCGCGGCCCAGATGTGGCTCGAGGACGTCAAAGCCGCCGGGGGGCTTACGGTGGGGGGGAAGAAGTTCCCCGTCGCGCTGATCATCGAGGACAACGAATCCAAGGCGGAATCCGCCGTGAAGGCCGCCACCAAGATGATCACCGAGGACGAGGTTCTCGTCCTCGTGGGGCCGCAGGCCTCCAAGCAGGCGGTGCCCGCGGGCGGGATCGCGAACAACTACAAGACGCCGATGATCACCCCGTGGTCCACCAATCCCGACAGCACCAAGAACCGGCCCTACGTGTTCCGCGCCTGCTTCCTCGATCCCTTCCAGGGCCCGGTGCTGGCCAATTTCATCACGACGGAGTTCAAATTCACCAAGGCCGCGGTCCTGTACGACGTGGCGAGCGACTACCCCAAGGGACTGGCCGAATTCTTCAAGAAGGCGTGGGAAGGCCTCCATGGCCCCGGGTCCGTCGTGGCCTACGAGAGCTTCACCACCAAGGACACCGACTTCAGCTCCCAGCTGACGAAGATCAAAAATTCCGGCGCGCAGGTCCTCTTCACCCCCCAGTACTATAACGAGGTGGCCCTGATCGTGCAGCAGGCCCATCAGCTGGGGTGGAAAAACCCGATCGTTGGAAGCGACAGCTGGGGCTCGGCCGAGACGGTCAACCTCTGCGGCAAGGACTGCTACGGGCTCTTCTTCAGCACCCACTATGCCGCTGCCGGGGCGACGGGAGCGACCAAGGCATTCATCGACAGGTACAAGGCGAAGCACGGCTACGTTCCCGACGACGTGGCCGCGCTCACCTGGGACGCCATGCAGCTCGTTCAGAAGGCGATTCAAGATACCGGGGGGCTCACGGGAGACCTGAAGAAGGACCGGGACAACGTCCGCACCGCGATGGGCCGGATCAAGAAATTCAAGGGGATCACCGGCGAGATGACGTTCACCGGGGGAGGCGACCCGAGCAAGTGCGCCGTCATCGTCCGGATCAGCGACAAGGGCCAGTTCGAGTTCTACAAGTCCGCCTGTCCGTAAGGAGAGGCAGCCCGGGGAGGGGCGATTGCGGGATCGCAGTCGTCCGGCGAAGGGATTCGAATCGATGAAAAGGCGGGCCGGGACCTGGGTCCCGAGCCCGCCTTTCTTGAGTACACGAGCAGCGAACCGATGGTGATTTTCCTCCAGAACCTGGTCAACGCCCTCCAGTGGGGGAGCTTCTACGCCCTCATCGCCCTGGGATACTCCATGGTGTACAGCATCCTCATGCTCTTCAACTTCGCGCACGGCGATATCTTCATGGTCGGGTCGTACATCGGCTTCGGGGTGTCCATGGCCCTCATCGCCCTTGCCTCCTGGGGCGTCGTCGCCGTGCCCAACTGGCTGATCCTCGTGCTGACCATCCTCTTCTCCATGTTCCTGACCTCGTTCGTCGGCATGATCGTGGAGCGGGTGGGATATCGGCCCTTGCGGGACGCGCCGCGGGCCTCGGCTGCGATCACGGGATTGATGATCGGCATCATATTGGAAACCGGCAACCTGGCCCTGCTGGGAGCCCGGCGGATCAGTTTCCCTTCCCTGATCGCGACCACGACCTATGACGTGGGCGGCGTATTCGTCACCAACAAGAAGATCATGATCGTTCTCGTGTCGTTGCTCCTTGCCCTTGCCCTGCACCAGTTCGTCCGGAGAACGAAGTGGGGGATGGCGATTCGGGCGATGGCCTTCGACTCCGCCGTCGTGCCCCTGATGGGGGTGCCGCTCAACACCATGATCGCCCTCACCTTCGCGCTGGGGTCCGCGCTGGCCGCCGCCGCGGGGATCCTCTTCGGCGTCGCCTACCCCGTATTGGACCCGTATATGGGGATTCTGTTCGGCTGGAAGGCGTTCGTCGCCGCCATCCTGGGGGGAAGGGGGTCCGTCATGGGAGCCACGCTCGCCGGTTTCCTTCTGGGGTTCACCGAAATCTTCGTGGCCATGATCTTCCCCTCGACGCTGCGCGACCTGATCGCTTACTCGATCATTCTGCTGATCCTGACGTTTCGTCCTCACGGCTTCTTCGGGGAGCCGTACAGCGCGCGGTTGAGGCTTTAGACGTCCAGTGCCATGGAAAATGGAAGCGGGGGGAGGTCGGAACGGGTGGGGTTGTTGAATCGGAATATCCTTGTGCCGTTTTCCCGGGTCCCGCTGCTCGGTTGGTTTTTCGGCGCCCTGGTCGCGGTTACGCTGGAACGCCTCGCGGGCACTCCTCTCGCACAGGTCCTGGGATTGCAAAA encodes:
- a CDS encoding ABC transporter permease; protein product: MVIFLQNLVNALQWGSFYALIALGYSMVYSILMLFNFAHGDIFMVGSYIGFGVSMALIALASWGVVAVPNWLILVLTILFSMFLTSFVGMIVERVGYRPLRDAPRASAAITGLMIGIILETGNLALLGARRISFPSLIATTTYDVGGVFVTNKKIMIVLVSLLLALALHQFVRRTKWGMAIRAMAFDSAVVPLMGVPLNTMIALTFALGSALAAAAGILFGVAYPVLDPYMGILFGWKAFVAAILGGRGSVMGATLAGFLLGFTEIFVAMIFPSTLRDLIAYSIILLILTFRPHGFFGEPYSARLRL
- a CDS encoding branched-chain amino acid ABC transporter substrate-binding protein gives rise to the protein MRKRSLVGVCVLVGFLTFIPSGWVQAQTIKIGINAELTGDIPKVGEGTKFAAQMWLEDVKAAGGLTVGGKKFPVALIIEDNESKAESAVKAATKMITEDEVLVLVGPQASKQAVPAGGIANNYKTPMITPWSTNPDSTKNRPYVFRACFLDPFQGPVLANFITTEFKFTKAAVLYDVASDYPKGLAEFFKKAWEGLHGPGSVVAYESFTTKDTDFSSQLTKIKNSGAQVLFTPQYYNEVALIVQQAHQLGWKNPIVGSDSWGSAETVNLCGKDCYGLFFSTHYAAAGATGATKAFIDRYKAKHGYVPDDVAALTWDAMQLVQKAIQDTGGLTGDLKKDRDNVRTAMGRIKKFKGITGEMTFTGGGDPSKCAVIVRISDKGQFEFYKSACP